TCTTTACCTGTGTGTTTAGCAATTTCTTTGGCCTTTTCTCCAGGTTCTACATGTTCTAACTGGATCACATGACCTTCGGCCTTGGCCACTGCAGTTTCAGCAATAACCAGAATATCCTCGTTACTCAGTTGGATACCCTGCAGTACTGCAGCTTGAATGATAAGTTGGGATAAATCATCTCCCTTTTTAATGAGGGGAATACCTTTTAGTCCTATAATTTCGATCTCCATGGTTTCACCGGCTTAGTAAAAATTTCAATAGAAATGTGGGATGTTTAGTTATTCGGTGGTAGATTTAAGTTTTATTGCGGAGGTTTTTTTTATTTAACATGTTCCCAAGTTATGTTACTAGTCTTTTTTAATGGAGATGACCTATAGAAAGTTCTGATACCTAAATAGATTCTAGTTCCCATCCCTCTTTACCGAATGCAGCAGCAGAAGTAACTGGATTTGTAAATTCTGAGAATTTCCCTCCATCCATTATGAATTGGGCTGCTTCAGAAACATTACTTGCAGTGAAATCCACTTTGTTGGGTTGGACATGTTCGTAGGTGGATATGTAACTTGATTCTCCTTCAGGAACCATTTCCACTTGAACCTTTTCATGGGTGACAATGCCGATGTATGCATTTCCATCCAGGGTAACCGCCCCAGCGATCCGGGGAGTGTTAAAATCATCCTTCTCATAGTCCATGGTCATGAGTGAAAGTGCTAATGAATCACGGATGCTCATACCTGATGCGATTTTCTCAGCAATAACATCGGTGTGGGATCCATTGGAAACTACAGCCACATCATCCACCAGACGTATGCAATTGTAGGCTATGTAAGGACTTACAAAAACATCCTTTTCATAGCCTTCCTTAGGAACCACAGCCACCCTTTCAGGGAATGTACTGGTGATCCGATTGGGAAAAGAACGGCTGGACACCCTATACGCCACAAAGCTACCTGTTTCATTACTTCCAACTGCCAATATTCTTCCTAGATACATTATTTCACCTTTTAAAATTCTCCAGTTTTCAATTCAAAGTGAGTATGCAACCTAAATTGGGATTTAATCCAATGTAATTTTTTATGCCTGCAATTTCCCTGAGTAAGGTTAATTCAACGATAATATATTTGTTAGCTATAAAGCTCATAATTCTTAATTTAGTAACCTACATTTGATATTTGGGGTATGAATCAACCCTGGGGAATACTAACTGCTTTTTCAGGGCTCATCCCTGCCGGTGCGGTGATGGTGATGGTTCCGTCCTTTGGTTTGATGATGATTTCACCTTCGTCAATTACTCGGGTGTGAACAGCAATGGCACTGTTACGTATGTCACTGGACATGTCCACTCCATTGACGGTAACAGTTTTTAAACCGGCCACTGGGATCAGATAGTATTCTGAATTGCCGTTGCTTTGACTCACATCTGGCTTACCTGCACTGGAATCAGTGGCAACCTGGAAACTACTGGTAACCATGAGGAATATGAGAATAGTAAAAATAACGTCAATGAGGGGAACCAGGTTAACCCTGGCCTGCCTGTTTCGCAGTTTCATTCGGTAACTATTGGTGTCTATAGCCATTTCAATCCCATTTAAACCTATTGTTTCCTGATTTCAAGTTATCCTCTAAATTTTATAGATTAAATCTATTTTTACAAAATTTTAGTGAATTTAGAATCCATCACTGTTTTAATTTGCTTTCCACTATTTTGGCTTCAGTATTGCACTTTTCCTTTATAATATTGCCAATACTTTTTTCCAGCATATGGGGGTTCATTGAAATCCATATATTGGCATTTTTATCCAGATTTAGTTCCTTAGCCTCTAGAATACCATCAGATTCTTTTAAAGCCATAATTACATTTTCAATATCTGAATCAACTTTTATACGCATCTCAGCAGTACGCCA
This DNA window, taken from Methanobacterium subterraneum, encodes the following:
- a CDS encoding IMP cyclohydrolase, producing the protein MYLGRILAVGSNETGSFVAYRVSSRSFPNRITSTFPERVAVVPKEGYEKDVFVSPYIAYNCIRLVDDVAVVSNGSHTDVIAEKIASGMSIRDSLALSLMTMDYEKDDFNTPRIAGAVTLDGNAYIGIVTHEKVQVEMVPEGESSYISTYEHVQPNKVDFTASNVSEAAQFIMDGGKFSEFTNPVTSAAAFGKEGWELESI
- a CDS encoding ExbD/TolR family protein; translation: MAIDTNSYRMKLRNRQARVNLVPLIDVIFTILIFLMVTSSFQVATDSSAGKPDVSQSNGNSEYYLIPVAGLKTVTVNGVDMSSDIRNSAIAVHTRVIDEGEIIIKPKDGTITITAPAGMSPEKAVSIPQG